One genomic segment of Odocoileus virginianus isolate 20LAN1187 ecotype Illinois chromosome X, Ovbor_1.2, whole genome shotgun sequence includes these proteins:
- the LOC110142402 gene encoding histone H2A-Bbd type 1-like, which produces MSRGRRLSNCHRSKRHSRSTRAELQLPVSRVDRLLRERQGTQRLSSATPVFLTAVLEYLTANILDLAGKEASANHRVRISPEHVQRALTNNENLCHLFEPSPFSSQPTAAPTPSQEEVGMPRPPSPATPHQ; this is translated from the coding sequence ATGTCTCGGGGAAGACGCCTATCGAACTGCCATCGCAGTAAGAGGCATTCTCGTTCCACCAGGGCCGAGCTGCAGCTCCCCGTGAGCCGCGTGGACCGCCTCCTGCGAGAGCGTCAGGGCACCCAGCGCCTGAGCTCAGCCACACCTGTGTTCCTGACCGCAGTCCTTGAATACCTGACGGCCAACATCCTGGACCTGGCGGGGAAGGAGGCCAGCGCCAACCACAGGGTGCGCATCAGCCCGGAACACGTGCAGAGGGCGCTGACCAACAATGAGAATCTCTGCCACCTCTTTGagcccagccccttctcctctcagCCCACAGCTGCACCAACCCCCTCCCAAGAAGAAGTAGGGATGCCCAGGCCCCCAAGTCCAGCCACACCTCATCAGTAG